A stretch of Polypterus senegalus isolate Bchr_013 chromosome 3, ASM1683550v1, whole genome shotgun sequence DNA encodes these proteins:
- the LOC120525247 gene encoding lysophosphatidic acid receptor 6 yields MSEEESLGKFPQTDTEVLDNHPLEIMTNSTVNWFLVGAYSFVFIVGLILNLIALIIFCCSIKSRSTVTVYMVNLVFADLLLLISLPLRIYFYAGGFLIESICIAVGMFMFINMYGSIFLLACINCDRFLAICFPMNMRIKEVRKKASLFCVGAWILAVGPSIVVKMNNKNATNECFNNKPIFATQTGAVVSTMIVGFGIPLLSMIICSIAIVKALAKSMAVHTELVNKKKIHRMLVVNITLFLLCFLPYHTMLLFLYKSNLDEKMKPYYQISLLLACTNTMLDPIIYYFVTKTFKESLSMKPLRRRMCAFNSSSSDETNHFKMPLNT; encoded by the coding sequence TTCCCTCAGACAGACACTGAAGTGTTGGACAACCATCCCTTGGAAATAATGACAAACAGTACAGTCAACTGGTTTTTAGTTGGGGCCTACAGTTTCGTTTTCATTGTGGGCCTTATTTTGAACCTCATTGCCCTTATTATTTTCTGCTGTTCCATCAAATCACGCTCCACGGTGACTGTCTATATGGTTAACTTGGTTTTTGCTGACCTGTTATTGTTGATCAGCCTTCCTCTTCGCATCTACTTCTATGCTGGGGGTTTTTTAATAGAGAGTATCTGTATAGCCGTGGGTATGTTCATGTTCATCAACATGTATGGAAGCATCTTTCTACTTGCTTGCATAAACTGTGATCGCTTCCTGGCAATTTGCTTTCCCATGAACATGAGAATCAAGGAAGTACGCAAGAAGGCTTCTTTATTCTGTGTAGGAGCATGGATTCTAGCCGTTGGTCCCAGTATTGTAGtcaaaatgaacaacaagaatGCAACCAACGAGTGCTTTAACAACAAACCAATCTTCGCCACCCAGACTGGTGCTGTTGTCAGCACCATGATTGTGGGATTTGGAATTCCTTTACTCTCCATGATTATCTGCTCCATTGCCATTGTGAAGGCTCTTGCCAAAAGCATGGCCGTTCATACAGAACTTGTGAATAAGAAGAAAATCCATCGGATGCTTGTGGTCAATATCACTTTGTTTCTGCTCTGCTTCCTCCCCTACCACACTATGCTGTTGTTTTTGTACAAGTCTAATCTTGATGAAAAAATGAAACCGTATTATCAAATTTCTCTGCTATTGGCTTGTACAAACACAATGTTGGACCCGATTATATATTACTTTGTTACAAAAACATTCAAGGAATCTTTGAGCATGAAACCTTTGAGAAGAAGAATGTGTGCTTTCAACAGCAGCAGCTCAGACGAGACCAACCACTTCAAAATGCCACTCAATACCTGA